The following proteins are encoded in a genomic region of Aethina tumida isolate Nest 87 chromosome 8, icAetTumi1.1, whole genome shotgun sequence:
- the LOC126266403 gene encoding voltage-dependent anion-selective channel-like isoform X1 yields MANPQRTNDTAILPTSNMSNEEKTLMCKKAGWFGKKDVPAPVSVAPVMAPPLYADLGKKANDVFNKGYHFGLLKLDCKTKTAGGVELSTGGNSNQDSGKVFGSLETKYKVKDPNVTFTERWTTDNNLFTEVSAQDYFLNGLKTAGNVTFQPPTGAVKGQIKLAYNQEKVALNADFDVDKDKPLINAAAVVGHQGWLAGYQAAFDVNDVKLTKNNFALGFQTTDFTIHTSVECPMPSDSDGTDDGGENENENDDGNDGDGSSSDGQIFKGSFYQKISPKLESAVQIAWKSDNQETQFGLGTSYIIDQDASLRAKVDNKCLVGLGYQQRLREGVVLTLSLLVDGQNFNSGGHKVGMALELEG; encoded by the exons ATGGCAAATCCTCAGCGAACCAATGATACGGCCATCCTACCGACCTCAAACATGTCCAACGAGGAAAAAACGCTTATGTGCAAGAAGGCAGGATGGTTCGGAAAAAAAGATGTCCCGGCCCCTGTGTCAGTCGCACCCgtt ATGGCTCCTCCATTGTATGCCGATTTGGGCAAGAAGGCTAACGATGTCTTCAACAAGGGCTATCATTTTGGTCTCTTAAAGCTGGACTGCAAGACGAAAACGGCCGGAGGTGTCGAACTCAGCACCGGTGGAAACTCAAATCAAGACAGTGGCAAGGTCTTTGGCTCTTTGGAAACAAAGTACAAAGTCAAGGATCCTAACGTTACCTTTACTGAACGATGGACCACTGACAACAACCTCTTCACAGAAGTTAGTGCCCAAGATTATTTCCTTAATGGCCTCAAGACCGCCGGAAATGTTACTTTCCAACCGCCAACTGG TGCCGTTAAAGGGCAAATAAAGTTGGCGTACAATCAAGAAAAAGTAGCGTTGAACGCTGATTTTGATGTCGACAAAGATAAGCCGTTGATCAACGCAGCCGCAGTTGTTGGCCATCAAGGTTGGTTGGCTGGTTACCAGGCCGCCTTCGACGTCAACGATGTCAAACtgaccaaaaataattttgcccTCGGCTTCCAAACAACAGACTTCACCATCCACACATCTGT CGAATGTCCTATGCCATCCGACTCCGATGGGACAGACGATGGTGGCGAAAACGAAAATGAGAACGACGATGGCAACGACGGTGATGGGAGCAGTAGTGACGGTCAGATTTTTAAAGGATCATTTTATCAGAAGATTAGCCCGAAATTGGAGTCGGCAGTGCAGATCGCATGGAAATCGGACAACCAGGAGACACAGTTCGGTCTCGGTACGTCCTACATTATTGACCAGGATGCGTCGTTACGCGCCAAAGTGGACAACAAATGTCTGGTGGGGCTTGGCTATCAACAAAGGCTTCGTGAAG GCGTAGTGCTGACGTTATCTCTTTTGGTAGATGGCCAGAATTTCAACAGTGGGGGACATAAAGTCGGTATGGCTTTGGAGTTGGAgggttaa
- the LOC126266403 gene encoding voltage-dependent anion-selective channel-like isoform X2 has product MSMAPPLYADLGKKANDVFNKGYHFGLLKLDCKTKTAGGVELSTGGNSNQDSGKVFGSLETKYKVKDPNVTFTERWTTDNNLFTEVSAQDYFLNGLKTAGNVTFQPPTGAVKGQIKLAYNQEKVALNADFDVDKDKPLINAAAVVGHQGWLAGYQAAFDVNDVKLTKNNFALGFQTTDFTIHTSVECPMPSDSDGTDDGGENENENDDGNDGDGSSSDGQIFKGSFYQKISPKLESAVQIAWKSDNQETQFGLGTSYIIDQDASLRAKVDNKCLVGLGYQQRLREGVVLTLSLLVDGQNFNSGGHKVGMALELEG; this is encoded by the exons ATGTCT ATGGCTCCTCCATTGTATGCCGATTTGGGCAAGAAGGCTAACGATGTCTTCAACAAGGGCTATCATTTTGGTCTCTTAAAGCTGGACTGCAAGACGAAAACGGCCGGAGGTGTCGAACTCAGCACCGGTGGAAACTCAAATCAAGACAGTGGCAAGGTCTTTGGCTCTTTGGAAACAAAGTACAAAGTCAAGGATCCTAACGTTACCTTTACTGAACGATGGACCACTGACAACAACCTCTTCACAGAAGTTAGTGCCCAAGATTATTTCCTTAATGGCCTCAAGACCGCCGGAAATGTTACTTTCCAACCGCCAACTGG TGCCGTTAAAGGGCAAATAAAGTTGGCGTACAATCAAGAAAAAGTAGCGTTGAACGCTGATTTTGATGTCGACAAAGATAAGCCGTTGATCAACGCAGCCGCAGTTGTTGGCCATCAAGGTTGGTTGGCTGGTTACCAGGCCGCCTTCGACGTCAACGATGTCAAACtgaccaaaaataattttgcccTCGGCTTCCAAACAACAGACTTCACCATCCACACATCTGT CGAATGTCCTATGCCATCCGACTCCGATGGGACAGACGATGGTGGCGAAAACGAAAATGAGAACGACGATGGCAACGACGGTGATGGGAGCAGTAGTGACGGTCAGATTTTTAAAGGATCATTTTATCAGAAGATTAGCCCGAAATTGGAGTCGGCAGTGCAGATCGCATGGAAATCGGACAACCAGGAGACACAGTTCGGTCTCGGTACGTCCTACATTATTGACCAGGATGCGTCGTTACGCGCCAAAGTGGACAACAAATGTCTGGTGGGGCTTGGCTATCAACAAAGGCTTCGTGAAG GCGTAGTGCTGACGTTATCTCTTTTGGTAGATGGCCAGAATTTCAACAGTGGGGGACATAAAGTCGGTATGGCTTTGGAGTTGGAgggttaa
- the LOC126266403 gene encoding voltage-dependent anion-selective channel-like isoform X3, whose product MAPPLYADLGKKANDVFNKGYHFGLLKLDCKTKTAGGVELSTGGNSNQDSGKVFGSLETKYKVKDPNVTFTERWTTDNNLFTEVSAQDYFLNGLKTAGNVTFQPPTGAVKGQIKLAYNQEKVALNADFDVDKDKPLINAAAVVGHQGWLAGYQAAFDVNDVKLTKNNFALGFQTTDFTIHTSVECPMPSDSDGTDDGGENENENDDGNDGDGSSSDGQIFKGSFYQKISPKLESAVQIAWKSDNQETQFGLGTSYIIDQDASLRAKVDNKCLVGLGYQQRLREGVVLTLSLLVDGQNFNSGGHKVGMALELEG is encoded by the exons ATGGCTCCTCCATTGTATGCCGATTTGGGCAAGAAGGCTAACGATGTCTTCAACAAGGGCTATCATTTTGGTCTCTTAAAGCTGGACTGCAAGACGAAAACGGCCGGAGGTGTCGAACTCAGCACCGGTGGAAACTCAAATCAAGACAGTGGCAAGGTCTTTGGCTCTTTGGAAACAAAGTACAAAGTCAAGGATCCTAACGTTACCTTTACTGAACGATGGACCACTGACAACAACCTCTTCACAGAAGTTAGTGCCCAAGATTATTTCCTTAATGGCCTCAAGACCGCCGGAAATGTTACTTTCCAACCGCCAACTGG TGCCGTTAAAGGGCAAATAAAGTTGGCGTACAATCAAGAAAAAGTAGCGTTGAACGCTGATTTTGATGTCGACAAAGATAAGCCGTTGATCAACGCAGCCGCAGTTGTTGGCCATCAAGGTTGGTTGGCTGGTTACCAGGCCGCCTTCGACGTCAACGATGTCAAACtgaccaaaaataattttgcccTCGGCTTCCAAACAACAGACTTCACCATCCACACATCTGT CGAATGTCCTATGCCATCCGACTCCGATGGGACAGACGATGGTGGCGAAAACGAAAATGAGAACGACGATGGCAACGACGGTGATGGGAGCAGTAGTGACGGTCAGATTTTTAAAGGATCATTTTATCAGAAGATTAGCCCGAAATTGGAGTCGGCAGTGCAGATCGCATGGAAATCGGACAACCAGGAGACACAGTTCGGTCTCGGTACGTCCTACATTATTGACCAGGATGCGTCGTTACGCGCCAAAGTGGACAACAAATGTCTGGTGGGGCTTGGCTATCAACAAAGGCTTCGTGAAG GCGTAGTGCTGACGTTATCTCTTTTGGTAGATGGCCAGAATTTCAACAGTGGGGGACATAAAGTCGGTATGGCTTTGGAGTTGGAgggttaa